The genomic segment ATCTTCTCAGGACTTGTATTCCAGGGAGATACCTCATTCATTATCTTTATGACTATTAAAGAAACACAGCTCTTTTCAATTGTGTAAAAAAGTtgtggccaagtgcagtggctcacacttctaatcccaaTGCTGCAGGTGCCAAgactggaggatcatttgagaccaggaattccaggccagcctggcaacatagcaagattccatctctagatatgtatataattgttgaaaaaagataaataaattaatttccaTCATACCTTTATATGAGCTACCCAAACAGCTAGGAATTTGATTATGCTGCTGTTACTAAATCTTTGATAACCATTGTGAGATGTTTAAAGAACCAGAAATGTCAGTTTTGAAAGTGGCCTTCAAATGACTTTTGATCACACATTCCTTCGGTAAATAATTGTAGGAACTTTccaatatatatgtttattttaaatctatataTGTATACTGTTTCATTAGTATAAAATGTACATTATAAAGCATATAAAAACATATGCAAAGAAGTTTTAGAGTAAAACTCTAAATAGAATTCCTAATATTTCCTCCATTTTCCCTGGGATACGGGCACCCCACTATGGAGACCACTGGGCTATAAAATTATCTAGCTTTGACTTTCAGTAACATAGTACTATATCTAATCTGCTGCGGTTTTGTTTGGAGAATCCAAAAATTCCAAAACAGTTTGATGTTCTTTAGACgatgaataatttatttaatttagtgGTCGTCTTGATCTTTCAACATTTGCCTCCTGCTGGTCCTCTCTCCCTAGTCCCTTAGGGAGTGGAGCAGAGGTATCAGGGCATGGACACAGGGTGTTTTCTCAGGAAGACAATGGTTGAGTGGCAGAAGCTGGATTTCTTTTCATATGAGCTATTTCAAAAGCATCTTCCTTGAGATTGACCTTGAGGCTGCATTTCTAAAAGTGCACTtaatattctttgaaaaaattacttGCAAGCTGCTTTTAGGGCTGTGTGACATGCAGTGCAGTTTGACAGCTGCAAAAATACAAGTTGTCAAGTTGTGTGTTGAGAAGTGAGAGTGGGGAATTGCACCTTCAGTGCGTTCCTAAACCCATCATTGTGGATTGTTTGGCTGCCTGATCCAGAGTTCTTTCTATTTGTCAAAACTTAACTTCACCTTTAAAAATCTGTCCACACAAGATGGCACCAGCAGCCACTCTGGCCTTTGATGTGGTGGCAGTGGCCCTCACTGACCCAAAATTTGCTAATGCAACTGCTGCTTTGCCGCACAGAACTGGCAAAGGCTTGTTTCTCATGACTCTTTGATGACTCTCTTTAGGAATAGGGGTGGGTGGGATTTAGAACATGTATTTACATTCTAATGTAAATTATGTGGCCGCCACATCATGGGGTCCCTTCAATTTTCTCAATGGTCTTTTAGGAAGAGCCAGTGAAGTGGAGGTGAAAAATGAAATCGTGGCgaatgtggggaaaagagaaatcTTGCACAATACTGAGAAAGAACAACACACAGAGGACACAGTGAAAGATTGTGTGGACATAGAGGTATTCCCTGCTGGAGAGAATACCGAGGACCAGAAATCCTCTGAAGACACTGCCCCATTCCTAGGAACCTTAGCAGGTGCTACGTATGAGGAACAGGTTCAAAACCAAATTCTAGAGAGCACTTCTCTCCCTGAAAACCCAGCACAGGCTGAGTCAGATGAGGTCATGGGTGCACCAGATGACAGGACCAGAACTCCCCTTGAGCCATCCAGCTGTTGGAATGACTTAGATGGCGGGAACCACACAGGGAATGTGGGAGAGGCAGCGGCGACTCAGGTTGGAGAGcaggcaggcacagtggcctCGTGTCCTTTAGGGCATAGTGATGACACAGTTTATCATGATGACAAATGTACAGTAGAGGTCCCCCAAGAGTTAGAGACAAGCACAGGGCATAGTTTAGAGAAAGAATTCACCAACCAGGAAGCAGCTGAGCCCAAGGAGGTTCCAGTGCAGAGTACAGAAGTAGGTAGGGATCACAACGAAGAAGAGGGTGAAGAAACAGTATTAAGGGATGAGAAACCAATCAAGACAGAAGTTCCTGGTTCTCCAGCAGGAACTGAGAGCAATGGTCAGGAAGCGACAGGTCCGAGTACAGTAGACACTCAAAGTGAATCCTTAGATATGAAAGAGcctgaggaagaaaagaatgacCAACAGGGAGAGGCATTGGACTCATCGCAGAAGAagacaaagaacaagaaaaagaaaaacaagaagaaaaaatccCCAGTACCTGTAGAAACCCTTAAAGATGTTAAAAAAGAGTTAACTTATCAGAACACAGATTTAAGTGAAATTAAGGAAGAAGAGCAGGTAAAGTCTACTGACAGAAAGTCCGCAGTGGAAGCCCAAAACGAGGCGCCTGAAAATCCAAAACAGAAAATTGCGGCAGAAAGCAGTGAAAATGCTGATTGTCCGGAGAATCCTAAAATTAAGTTGGCTGGAAAACTTGACCAAGAAGGCGATGATGTAAAAACAGCAGCTGAGGTGGTACTAGCTGATGGAGACACATTAGATTTTGAGGATGACACAGTTCAGTCATTAGGCCCGAGGGCTGGTGGTGAAGAATTAGATGACGGTGTTGCAAAAGATAATGCTAAAACAGATGGTGCCACTCAAAGCAGTCCCCTAGAAGCAGAGAGCGAAGACGCAGATAGCTGCGCCCTGCCCGAAAATGAAAGTCCCTCACAGGACATTAGCGATGCCTGTgaagcagaaagtacagagaggtGTGGGATGTCAGAACATCCAAGTCAGACTGTCAGGAAAGCTTTAGACAGCAGTAGCCTAGAAAATGATGACTTGTCAGCACCGGGAGGAGAGCCGGGGGACTTCAATCCAGAAAGCAGAGAAGATACCAGAGGAGGGAATGAGAAGGGCAAAAGCAAAGAAGACTGTACCATGTCCTAAGCTGAGGCAGGCGGCAGGTGTGGTGCCCAGGAAGTCTGAGTGTGAGGGGCTCTTTTCTCCACTGCCAATGTAAGTAGAATGTTATAAATTCATAGAGGTGCACTGTATGCCAATCACCAGGTGATCTACTGCTTTAAGTTATAGACTGTTACTTGTAGATTTCCATGTAATCATTGAGGTTATCACCCAGATTAGAAAGACATATTTGTTATCAGTGTATGTTCTAATTGAGAGCATTCCAGTAGTATCAAACAATAATGTCTACTGTTTATAGTCcacttaataaaaatagaagcatTTACCATTTGCCTTAGGCTGATAGGAATGTGGATATTCTTGACCAAATATATCAGCATCTAGTTGAAATGACCAAATAGCATTCTTAGACTTATGTATTATGAATATAATTGATATTTAAATTAATGTCTTGTTCACATATGTGTATtttcatatttgatttttaaatgtacattataACCTGTATGGTATTTTATGTAAAGGGGATAAACAGCCAAATAGCAAATAGGTCACTGAATGATAAGATTTGCACCTTAGAACAATAGTCATTTTAAGGATAACAAGTAAACGTCTGAAAGCACGAGGGGCTTTGTTTGCCTTCACCTCATAGAAGTCTTTGATCTTGAACCAATGCTTTTGGATCTCATTGTTGATATACCTGAATTTACTCTGTAGGAGATTTTAACTTCACTTCATGCTGATGATGTATcaatttcattttatagaaagatttaaagtttttttctggtAGTGATATATGTCAAATTACATTTCCTACTGCAGTATTTGAGCAGGGacagtcattttttaaatgtttttggctgggcgcggtggctcacgcctgtaatctcagcacgttgggaggccgaggcaggtggatcacctgaggtcaggagtttgaggccagcctggccaacatggtgaaaccctgtctgtactaaaaatacaaaaaattagccaggcgtggtggtgggtgcctgtaatccccgccattctggaggctgaggccggagaatcgcttgaacctgcgaggcagaaattgcagtgagccgagatcaagccgttgtactccagcctagacaacaagagcgaaactctgtcaaaaaaaaaaacaacacaaaacaatgttttcacgcctgtaaccctagcacattgggaagccaagatgggaggatcacttgaggccaggagttcaaggctgcagtgagctatgattgcaccacggtactctagcctgggagacagagtgagaccctgtctcttaaaaaaaaaaaaaaaaaaaagattttgaaccTTAAAATTACTTCTCTTTGTTTGAATTTCTAATCGTCATTCAAAAGAGCAGTAAAAAAGGTTACTTGTTCTTGTACAAACTACTAATTAGACTATAGTAGAATATTTTAAAGAGCTGAATCACTTTTGGTATTTtggtataaatattttcatttgttatgTCCCAGTGTATTCTTATTGGAAAATTTGTGTTTTGATCTGCCTgaagaaaatatctgttttctatataaagaaacatttaaaaaataattgtaaagttagatttaaaattgtaaaatataaaatcacaaaGGAATGTACCTTATGAATGTTGACATTTTATGAAATTATGTGGATTCATATTACTGTTACAAGATAGAATTTAATGCAAAAAGACCAAAACCTCAATAAAATTTGAGGAAAACGTAAGTGTTATTAtgtaactgaaataaaaacattttataattgtaCAAGACTGTGGTTCCACTCTTTGGGCTGCTTGAAGTCTGAGTCTGACTACTGTTGTATGTAATACCACCTTTCCAGTAATACCTGCTTGCGGGTTGCTGATTCCCATTGGGGTCCTGTGGAAGACCCACACCTGATGCCCATCCTCAGTAAGGAATGCACTTCCCTCCTGGCATCGAGCCTGGGGCTAGCATGAGCATTACTGGGAGAATTGAGACTATCGTCCCGCACCATCTCCTGTGATCTGTGGTTCTAATGTGCAGCCTCAGTTGAAAACGGTCTTCATCTGTTGCTGTGCTTGAATGCACCAATACTTAGAATGTTTTGAAGAgtatgatgaaaatggaaaaaacctTGACTATTTCTGCCCAAGTGTCCTGAAGTGGAGGATGGTAGGGATGATAAATGCTTGCTAGGAAATCAAGTCCAAGGGCTCTATAGGACTTCACAGGGTTTTAGTTTATGTCTCTAACTTTAGCAAAGCTGCATTCATATTGGAATGCATACTGGAAACAGCTCTCATTCCTACCTTTAAAGGGCTCTTGGAAAGCAGTTCAACAACCAAGGTCACTAAATGGTGAGATCATCAAGCCATTTTAAGTTCTTTCCCATGTTATTCACCAGCACCCTGCAGGACGTTGGGCACATGTCACATCCCTCAGCTCAGCCATCCAGCTGTCTCAGTGATTCACCACtcatttgtttaattaattaacaGGTTTGATCACTTTGTACATGGAAGGCACTGTACCATTGAACAAGCGGCTAGGACCCAGCCCTCCAGTAGGGAATGGGCAGCTGAAAATCCATGagcaaaaaagaaggaaaaagaaagacttCTGAGGAGCCAAGCCATTTCTCGATGATTTCAGAGCCTTCGTTCTGAGCATCAGTTATCTGCTCTCCAGTGTAATGACTTTATAGCCAAGCACAGTAATTGACATTACTGTGAAGGCTCTTAACTTACCAAGAAATGGTTaaggctgggcacattggctcatgcctataatcccagcagtttgggaggccgaggtaggtggatcacttgagcccaggagttcaagcccagcctgggcaacatggtgaaagtccatctctacaaaaaaaatatacaattagccaggcatggtggcatgtgcatgtagtcccagctacttaggaggcagaggtgggagaaacatctgagcctgggaggtcgaggctgcagtgagttatgatcacaccactgtactccatcctgggcaatggagtgaaaccctgtctcaaaaaaaatgaaagaaaaaaagagaaagttgacTTAGCTATACTCCATGTAAGAAGGTATAGAAATATATAGGGCAATTTAGAAAGATTATAGCGTCAAAAGATTCAAACTCAGAAAAGAATCGAAAGGTTGCCTTCCAGCCATATCCCCAGAGGAACCTAGACCACTGGGGTTTCACTATCATACAGAATAGAGAAAAACATTGGTTACTGACACCTGAAATCAAAAAGCATGGATATTTTTCAGTCCCAAACCCGAACATAGCTcccatatataaatgtaaatctTCCTTCAAAAGTATAATTAAGTATAATTATGGGTGTCTGTCAAAAATGCAGAGGAAGATGGATTTTGAATTATAGGTTGTTATACAAAGGTTGGACAGCAATCAAGTTTTTAAACAGTTTTCAAGAATGACCCTAAAAGAGATGTATGACCTTGGTCACTTTCCATAGTTTTTAATATTTGCAGTTAACAGAAGACCTAATGACCTGACACTTAAGTTTCCACTATCACTAGAACCCTGAATGCTAATTCTGGGGAGTTTAGATGGTTTGGGGTTCCTGTTTTCTGTTGATAGACTCCCTTTCTGGGAGACCACCCCATAACCCTGTACAGCATGCCACCCATGGCCACCCGTCAAGGGAACACAACAGTAAGATTTGTTCCAGACGTCTGGGCCCCTAAGGGAAAGGGAGGGGTGTTTGTGTGCGCATGTATTATGTTCAGAATATGTACTTGTTCAGTGTGATAGTTGTACATGGAGAAAACTTGGTCTTTCAAGAAGAAAATCCTTTTGTTCTCTTTGTCCCTATCTACTGCctctcttaaatatttttcaacatgTGAATGGTTGGTGGCTCATACAGGGAAAAATTTCCCAATTATGCAGACATTATAAGTCTACCAGTGATGTGCCactatttattcaacaaattggACTTGGTGGTTTTTAACGCTGTGAAAACTAGTACTCTTATTTTCTTCATGTCAAATTattttgcttcatttctttttctgttttcttcaaacTCTTTCgttcttgttttcttctccaagtctcctttaaaatttctcttccttaaaagtttcttctctctctatttttaatattctcaCTATACAACTCAATGTCAGTTTACCTATATCGATTTTGCTTGCGCTCTTATTACATTTTAACAGTTACTTTCTAGTGCTTATCTAGAATATTTGAagttttctagaagaaaacaataatttaCTATAGATACTTGAGCTTCAAGATCACATTCTGATATATTCAGTGTTTCTTATGATGCCTGTAGTTTTTGTATGTAGGAGTATTAAAACATGTAAGAAAATGAATGTGATACTGGACAAAAGAATCAGGTTTATAACTGCAAACATCTTTTTTTCAGTGTTGGGTGGGTTACGGGAGGGAAAGAGTAAAACATCTGTCAGAAGTAATTTGactataaattaaaataactcaaaaggatgataaatttaatttatattgtgCTTAATATTATCTGGTGTTTTACTGTGCCTTTCAAAACAACAACTTAGGATCTTCGGAAAACATAATTAGAGAAAAATGTAACTTGGATTAGCATGTGGctagatgattttttaaatgaaaatgaagatgcattttatatgaattattttcttttcacatggcTAATCAAGGTTAGTTGTTCATTCTGCGAAGAATCTGGAGGTAGGCCGCGTGAGAGCAGCGTCCCAGTGGGCTAAGAGCTTTGAGTCAGGGTCTGACTCAGAGGTGTGAGTTTAGATCTGAAAAAATAGTGGGTGCCCGTTAGGGGCATGTTCCTGTGGTTGGGCTGCAAGGCCTTAAGAAAATTGCTTAGTGGTTCTGGGCCTCTGAGCCTCATCTATAGAAGGAGGCTGTAATGAAGCCCACCCTTAGGGCTTCCAGGGCTGAAACAAGCTAATGATGTCAAAGCTGCTAGAACAGTACCTGTGTCAGAGTGAGTGTGTAGCATACGTTATCACTGTCATCACTCCAGCATTCTGACTGTGCCTTTACACTAGTGTGGGATTTTGCCCAAACCTCTAAACCCTCCCCAAGCTGTGGTTTCCCCCACCCAGTCCGAAGACCGTAGTACTTGACCCTCCTTCAGAGAGATGTTTGGGTAATTTATAGACACTTAACATTTATGCATCTTTATATATCAGGGGTGGGAGGAATTACAGACACTTAAACCATTACTGCCTTCTTCCTCAAAAGAAGAACACCTTTGATAACTGGGTTAGCAGAGGTGTTAGTGGACTTAGGGTTGTAAACAGATAGTCACAGCACTGACATCGATGAGTCCATGAGAGACATTAGAAAGATAAAGAAATCTGGGATGTAAACTTGGAAAGGCGAGGCTGTTCAAAATGTTGGTGCTATTGAACTGTGATTCTCAGTGTTTGTACATTGCTAATGATGTTAAACCATGAAGCTGTGAGATCTTGTGTTGCAGTGTGGTTTGGCCCTAGCGTTCTTGCATGCTAACCTAAGGTAGAAGATTAGCAGCCTGTTTGCATGCAGCCGGATGCTGCCCCTGACGTGAAGCATGTTCTGGGAGGTTGACCCAACCCCCCTTGGCTGAATTCTTCCCCCGTCCTGTCTGTGGCCTCATTCACCGTGGTACGTGTATAACTACTTCCATCATTCATTTCACTAACCTGAACGATCATTCTTCAGTTTAGCAATGTGCTGAAAGGCGCGGCACGGATTCACCTAAACCTGTGTCTTTCTGATTTCTTTAGATATTAGGTTGAAAAAGCTGGTTGATGAACGGGAATGCTTATTGGAACAGGTAACAATCTTTTATTACTTTACCGGTTCTTGAACAGGGCACCTGAAACCACCTGCCCATCCTTCCTTCTTGCTTACTCAGAAAACCCCGAAGTTAATCATGCCTGAAAGTCATTATCAAGCCAACTGGTGTTCTTAAGATTGTTATCCAAATAGAACATCAAAGTTAATATTTTCATCCAAAGAGAACATCCTGAGTCACACGAGGTTTAATGAGGATGTCTCAAAGGCCCAAAGCCATGGAACTGAATTTGGTACATTTTACTGAATTGCtacttaaatataaatatcaatcattaataatattaatgattaacCATTGAGAGGCAAGGGCATTACTGAGTCATTCCAAATAGCACTTCCCTTGTCCATATGGGTTGTTTGTCCATAAAAGTCAGGTTTGTACTCTTGGTGAGCAGCATCCCTCTCTCACCGGTATTTCTTTGTTACAGCTCAACAAAATTGTTTTAACCATGTTTATCTTCATTGCTCTCTCCTACCTCAAGAAGTagcgggccaggtgcagtggctcacacctctaatcctagcactttgggaggccgaggcaggtggatcacttgaggtcaggaggtcaagagcagcctgccaacatggtgaaaccccatctctactaaaaatacaaaaagtagccacgcgtgatggtgggcgcccgtaatcccagctactcaggaggctgaggcaagaaaatcgcttgaacacaggaagcagaggttgcagtgagccaagactgcaccgctgcacttcaggctgggtgacagagcaagattccatctcaaaaacaaagaaatactgaACAGTTGTCCTATTTTGGATCTTTTCATATGCAGGATAGTGATTACATCACTCTACAACCACTTTCCTCTAATTTCTCCTCATAAGCCTAATCAAATATATTTGCCTTACTTTCTACCATTCTGTTGAAGATTCTCCGAAAATTGGAGAAAGCACTAAAGATGGTAGGAAGATTCCCCTGAAGTTCCTATGATCTTTTGAAAATATGCGTTCATGAGTTCTATACTTACTTCCTTAAAGCAGCATGcacttttggtttgtttttaattagggGTCTCCTATGCTTGATGTGTGGAATAGGAAGGCAGGCGATCACCTGCAACAATTTTCATAGATTGAAAGTTAAACATGAAAAGCCCCCGGAGACCCCACCAACTAGATGCCAGAAAGTTCTGCAGTCATTGACTGTTAACTGCAATTCCAACTATACGGTCAGCCCTCCACATCCATGGGTTCCAtgtccatggattcaaccaacacagattgaaatatttaaaaaaaaaaactataaattccacaaagttccaaaaagcaaaacttgaatttgccCTGCACGGAGTCCTGCACTGAATCCACGCGAATGAAGTGAGTTGTAGGCGTTGTATTGGGTGTTAAAAGgaatctagaggtgatttaaagtgTACAGGAGGATTCTTGTAGGTTTCTGCAGATACTGCGCCATTTTAcatcagagacttgagcatccacagattttggtgtctgagggggtcctggaaccaatctcccacAGATACCAAAGGACGACTGGACATGATTCTGTCTTGCTTAGAGAAGGGAAAGCTAGCTAGAGGCCACCTCCCTGAAAGCTGACAAACCGCCTCTGAACA from the Macaca nemestrina isolate mMacNem1 chromosome 11, mMacNem.hap1, whole genome shotgun sequence genome contains:
- the LOC105473834 gene encoding leucine-rich repeat flightless-interacting protein 1 isoform X10 encodes the protein MDMGTQGSGRKRLPNRERLTAEDDALNQIAREAEARLAAKRAARAEAREIRMKELERQQKEIYQVQKKYYGLDTKWGDIEQWMEDSERYSRRSRRNTSASDEDERMSVGSRGSLRSQPDLEYGGPYAWTNGYDGELYGSQSLNRRSGRNSSYSGDSRFSTLSSSREEKLGLSGSNLGLPGGGLAPTPLSAPNGNWASVLDEGSFSGARRGSTSGSRAPSEYSGHLNSSSRASSRASSARASPVVEDRPEKDFTEKGSRNMPGLSAATLASLGGTSSRRGSGDTSISIDTEASIREIKELNELKDQIQDVEGKYMQGLKEMKDSLAEVEEKYKKAMVSNAQLDNEKTNFMYQVDTLKDMLLELEEQLAESRRQYEEKNKEFEREKHAHSILQFQFAEVKEALKQREEMLEKHGIILNSEIATNGETSDTLNNVGYQGPTKMTKEELNALKSTGDGTLGRASEVEVKNEIVANVGKREILHNTEKEQHTEDTVKDCVDIEVFPAGENTEDQKSSEDTAPFLGTLAGATYEEQVQNQILESTSLPENPAQAESDEVMGAPDDRTRTPLEPSSCWNDLDGGNHTGNVGEAAATQVGEQAGTVASCPLGHSDDTVYHDDKCTVEVPQELETSTGHSLEKEFTNQEAAEPKEVPVQSTEVGRDHNEEEGEETVLRDEKPIKTEVPGSPAGTESNGQEATGPSTVDTQSESLDMKEPEEEKNDQQGEALDSSQKKTKNKKKKNKKKKSPVPVETLKDVKKELTYQNTDLSEIKEEEQVKSTDRKSAVEAQNEAPENPKQKIAAESSENADCPENPKIKLAGKLDQEGDDVKTAAEVVLADGDTLDFEDDTVQSLGPRAGGEELDDGVAKDNAKTDGATQSSPLEAESEDADSCALPENESPSQDISDACEAESTERCGMSEHPSQTVRKALDSSSLENDDLSAPGGEPGDFNPESREDTRGGNEKGKSKEDCTMS
- the LOC105473834 gene encoding leucine-rich repeat flightless-interacting protein 1 isoform X11, with the protein product MDMGTQGSGRKRLPNRERLTAEDDALNQIAREAEARLAAKRAARAEAREIRMKELERQQKETNGYDGELYGSQSLNRRSGRNSSYSGDSRFSTLSSSREEKLGLSGSNLGLPGGGLAPTPLSAPNGNWASVLDEGSFSGARRGSTSGSRAPSEYSGHLNSSSRASSRASSARASPVVEDRPEKDFTEKGSRNMPGLSAATLASLGGTSSRRGSGDTSISIDTEASIREIKELNELKDQIQDVEGKYMQGLKEMKDSLAEVEEKYKKAMVSNAQLDNEKTNFMYQVDTLKDMLLELEEQLAESRRQYEEKNKEFEREKHAHSILQFQFAEVKEALKQREEMLEEIRQLQQKQASSIREISDLQETIEWKDKKIGALERQKEFFDSVRSERDDLREEVVMLKEELKKHGIILNSEIATNGETSDTLNNVGYQGPTKMTKEELNALKSTGDGTLGRASEVEVKNEIVANVGKREILHNTEKEQHTEDTVKDCVDIEVFPAGENTEDQKSSEDTAPFLGTLAGATYEEQVQNQILESTSLPENPAQAESDEVMGAPDDRTRTPLEPSSCWNDLDGGNHTGNVGEAAATQVGEQAGTVASCPLGHSDDTVYHDDKCTVEVPQELETSTGHSLEKEFTNQEAAEPKEVPVQSTEVGRDHNEEEGEETVLRDEKPIKTEVPGSPAGTESNGQEATGPSTVDTQSESLDMKEPEEEKNDQQGEALDSSQKKTKNKKKKNKKKKSPVPVETLKDVKKELTYQNTDLSEIKEEEQVKSTDRKSAVEAQNEAPENPKQKIAAESSENADCPENPKIKLAGKLDQEGDDVKTAAEVVLADGDTLDFEDDTVQSLGPRAGGEELDDGVAKDNAKTDGATQSSPLEAESEDADSCALPENESPSQDISDACEAESTERCGMSEHPSQTVRKALDSSSLENDDLSAPGGEPGDFNPESREDTRGGNEKGKSKEDCTMS
- the LOC105473834 gene encoding leucine-rich repeat flightless-interacting protein 1 isoform X25 is translated as MDMGTQGSGRKRLPNRERLTAEDDALNQIAREAEARLAAKRAARAEAREIRMKELERQQKEIYQVQKKYYGLDTKWGDIEQWMEDSERYSRRSRRNTSASDEDERMSVGSRGSLRVEDRPEKDFTEKGSRNMPGLSAATLASLGGTSSRRGSGDTSISIDTEASIREIKELNELKDQIQDVEGKYMQGLKEMKDSLAEVEEKYKKAMVSNAQLDNEKTNFMYQVDTLKDMLLELEEQLAESRRQYEEKNKEFEREKHAHSILQFQFAEVKEALKQREEMLEKHGIILNSEIATNGETSDTLNNVGYQGPTKMTKEELNALKSTGDGTLGRASEVEVKNEIVANVGKREILHNTEKEQHTEDTVKDCVDIEVFPAGENTEDQKSSEDTAPFLGTLAGATYEEQVQNQILESTSLPENPAQAESDEVMGAPDDRTRTPLEPSSCWNDLDGGNHTGNVGEAAATQVGEQAGTVASCPLGHSDDTVYHDDKCTVEVPQELETSTGHSLEKEFTNQEAAEPKEVPVQSTEVGRDHNEEEGEETVLRDEKPIKTEVPGSPAGTESNGQEATGPSTVDTQSESLDMKEPEEEKNDQQGEALDSSQKKTKNKKKKNKKKKSPVPVETLKDVKKELTYQNTDLSEIKEEEQVKSTDRKSAVEAQNEAPENPKQKIAAESSENADCPENPKIKLAGKLDQEGDDVKTAAEVVLADGDTLDFEDDTVQSLGPRAGGEELDDGVAKDNAKTDGATQSSPLEAESEDADSCALPENESPSQDISDACEAESTERCGMSEHPSQTVRKALDSSSLENDDLSAPGGEPGDFNPESREDTRGGNEKGKSKEDCTMS
- the LOC105473834 gene encoding leucine-rich repeat flightless-interacting protein 1 isoform X7, with amino-acid sequence MDMGTQGSGRKRLPNRERLTAEDDALNQIAREAEARLAAKRAARAEAREIRMKELERQQKEIYQVQKKYYGLDTKWGDIEQWMEDSERYSRRSRRNTSASDEDERMSVGSRGSLRSQPDLEYGGPYAWTNGYDGELYGSQSLNRRSGRNSSYSGDSRFSTLSSSREEKLGLSGSNLGLPGGGLAPTPLSAPNGNWASVLDEGSFSGARRGSTSGSRAPSEYSGHLNSSSRASSRASSARASPVVEDRPEKDFTEKGSRNMPGLSAATLASLGGTSSRRGSGDTSISIDTEASIREIKELNELKDQIQDVEGKYMQGLKEMKDSLAEVEEKYKKAMVSNAQLDNEKTNFMYQVDTLKDMLLELEEQLAESRRQYEEKNKEFEREKHAHSILQFQFAEVKEALKQREEMLEEIRQLQQKQASSIREISDLQETIEWKDKKIGKHGIILNSEIATNGETSDTLNNVGYQGPTKMTKEELNALKSTGDGTLGRASEVEVKNEIVANVGKREILHNTEKEQHTEDTVKDCVDIEVFPAGENTEDQKSSEDTAPFLGTLAGATYEEQVQNQILESTSLPENPAQAESDEVMGAPDDRTRTPLEPSSCWNDLDGGNHTGNVGEAAATQVGEQAGTVASCPLGHSDDTVYHDDKCTVEVPQELETSTGHSLEKEFTNQEAAEPKEVPVQSTEVGRDHNEEEGEETVLRDEKPIKTEVPGSPAGTESNGQEATGPSTVDTQSESLDMKEPEEEKNDQQGEALDSSQKKTKNKKKKNKKKKSPVPVETLKDVKKELTYQNTDLSEIKEEEQVKSTDRKSAVEAQNEAPENPKQKIAAESSENADCPENPKIKLAGKLDQEGDDVKTAAEVVLADGDTLDFEDDTVQSLGPRAGGEELDDGVAKDNAKTDGATQSSPLEAESEDADSCALPENESPSQDISDACEAESTERCGMSEHPSQTVRKALDSSSLENDDLSAPGGEPGDFNPESREDTRGGNEKGKSKEDCTMS
- the LOC105473834 gene encoding leucine-rich repeat flightless-interacting protein 1 isoform X5, whose product is MDMGTQGSGRKRLPNRERLTAEDDALNQIAREAEARLAAKRAARAEAREIRMKELERQQKEIYQVQKKYYGLDTKWGDIEQWMEDSERYSRRSRRNTSASDEDERMSVGSRGSLRSQPDLEYGGPYAWTNGYDGELYGSQSLNRRSGRNSSYSGDSRFSTLSSSREEKLGLSGSNLGLPGGGLAPTPLSAPNGNWASVLDEGSFSGARRGSTSGSRAPSEYSGHLNSSSRASSRASSARASPVVEDRPEKDFTEKGSRNMPGLSAATLASLGGTSSRRGSGDTSISIDTEASIREIKDSLAEVEEKYKKAMVSNAQLDNEKTNFMYQVDTLKDMLLELEEQLAESRRQYEEKNKEFEREKHAHSILQFQFAEVKEALKQREEMLEEIRQLQQKQASSIREISDLQETIEWKDKKIGALERQKEFFDSVRSERDDLREEVVMLKEELKKHGIILNSEIATNGETSDTLNNVGYQGPTKMTKEELNALKSTGDGTLGRASEVEVKNEIVANVGKREILHNTEKEQHTEDTVKDCVDIEVFPAGENTEDQKSSEDTAPFLGTLAGATYEEQVQNQILESTSLPENPAQAESDEVMGAPDDRTRTPLEPSSCWNDLDGGNHTGNVGEAAATQVGEQAGTVASCPLGHSDDTVYHDDKCTVEVPQELETSTGHSLEKEFTNQEAAEPKEVPVQSTEVGRDHNEEEGEETVLRDEKPIKTEVPGSPAGTESNGQEATGPSTVDTQSESLDMKEPEEEKNDQQGEALDSSQKKTKNKKKKNKKKKSPVPVETLKDVKKELTYQNTDLSEIKEEEQVKSTDRKSAVEAQNEAPENPKQKIAAESSENADCPENPKIKLAGKLDQEGDDVKTAAEVVLADGDTLDFEDDTVQSLGPRAGGEELDDGVAKDNAKTDGATQSSPLEAESEDADSCALPENESPSQDISDACEAESTERCGMSEHPSQTVRKALDSSSLENDDLSAPGGEPGDFNPESREDTRGGNEKGKSKEDCTMS